TGCAAGGAGGTTTGGTTTTGTGGCCAGGCCCGCCCGAAGAATGCTGAGGGTGTCTGAGAGATTGCCTCCGAGCGCAGCATCTTTCAGACGCGGGACGAGCACATCCGTGTTTCCCGCGACGAGGTTTAACTTGAGATTGCGCCCCGTGAACAACTCGGCCGCGAGTTCAGGTACTTCGAGCTTGTTCTGCTGTACAAACTGCATCACTGACTGGATGGAGAACCGCCTGTGCCCACCTTTTGTCCGGTTACATTCGATGTAGCCCGTATCGGACCACCGCTTGATGGTCGATTCATTCACTGCAAATATCTCTGCAAGTTGACGGGAACTGTAATATCGTTTCATAAGCCCGATTGAACGCTTGAGTTGATTTGCACGATTTGCACGAATCAATGTACTACACGCGACAACCGGAATCAAGGACATTGTGGGAAAAAACCTCGGGCCGCAGCCCCGCGGAAGGAAGGCTGACTGGCTGAGATTTAGGAGAGGAGGCTCTGGAAAGGAGGAACGCCGGGCTACTGGAGAATACCCTCGGCGGCATGGAGTGTATTGCTGAGGAGCATGGCGATCGTCATGGGCCCGACACCGCCGGGGACGGGCGTGATTGCGCCAGCCACACGGCAGGCGGATTCGAAATGGACGTCTCCAACGAGCCGGTAGCCGTTCTTAGCTGACGGATCGTTCACGCGGTTAATCCCGACGTCGATGACGACGACTCCCTCTTTCAGCATGGAACCGGTGATACACTCGGGCTTGCCGATGGCAGCGATGAGGATGTCGGCCATCCGCGTATAGGCGGAGAGATCGCTCGCACCGGTGTGAACAACCGTGACCACGGCGTTCGCCCATTTCTGTTTCTGCAGCAGGATGTTTGCGATAGGTTTCCCGACGATGTTGCTTCGTCCGGCAACGACGACGTGTTTTCCGGAGGGGTCATTACCGCTCCGAATCAGAAGCTCCTGGATGCCAGCCGGCGTGCAGGATCGGAATCCCTTCCCCCCTGCCACAAGCCTACCGATACTGACCGGGTGAAATCCGTCGACATCCTTCCGCGGATCGATGGCCTCAATGACCTTTTGCTCGCTGATTTGGCGCGGAAGCGGAAGCTGCACCAGCAGCCCATGGATGTTCGGGTCCCGGCTGAACTCGTCCACTTTTGCAAGGAGCGCAGCCTCAGACGTGTTCGCCGGCATCCTCTCGGTCACAGAATAGAAGCCCATTTCCTCACAGGCCTTGCCTTTGCTCCGGACATAGGACTGAGAGGCAGGGTCTTCGCCGACGAGGATAAACGCGAGTCCCGGCACGATCCCCTTTTCCGATTTAAGGAGAGCCGTGCGTTCTTTTACCTCACGCCTGATGTCTTCGGAAATCTTCTTGCCATCAATAATCTGTGCGGGCATGGTCGGGTTGGAGAATGTTCATCAACGATTGGAATATCACAGTAGAAACCCCGGGCACCAAGGAAAATCAGAACCCGGGGAAAATCACCTGTTCGATTTTCGTCGCCTTGCCTGTTTCCGTTTCAACCTGTATGTAGACGCCGCAGAAGCGGACGTCGTGCTGCGCCAACTCGAATTTGTAGGGGGTCTGATGCTGAAACCGCTTGATCGCAATCTCCTTCCGCAAGCCGATCACCGAATCATACGGCCCGGTCATTCCAACGTCCGTTATGTAGGCGGTCCCCTTTGGGAGGATGCGCGCATCGGCCGTCGGGATATGTGTATGAGTGCCTACGAGGGCGCTGATGCGCCCTTCCAGATGCCATGCGAGCGCCATCTTTTCAGCGGTCGCTTCGGCGTGCATATCGATCAGAATGATCTTGGTCTCATTTGCGATCTTGCTGACCGCCCAGTCGGCCGCCTTGAAGGGATCATCAATCGGCTGCATGAAGGTCCGGCCTTGCAGGTTGATGACACCGACGTGCCCTTTTTCCTTCAGATCATACACCACGTATCCAAAACCGGGGTTCTCCTTCGGATAGTTCAACGGCCTCAACAGATTTCGCTCAGTTGCCAGCAGAGTTTTGACCTGCCACCGATCCCAGATATGATTTCCACTCGTGATGACGTGGACCCCCATGGCAAAGAGCTCTTTCGCATCCTGTTCGGAGATGCTCTTCCCCTCATTGACGTTCTCGCCGTTTGCGACACAGAAATCGATCTCGTATTTCTTGATATACTGCTTCAGGAGCGTCGAGGCGA
This genomic window from Ignavibacteriales bacterium contains:
- a CDS encoding bifunctional 5,10-methylene-tetrahydrofolate dehydrogenase/5,10-methylene-tetrahydrofolate cyclohydrolase, whose amino-acid sequence is MPAQIIDGKKISEDIRREVKERTALLKSEKGIVPGLAFILVGEDPASQSYVRSKGKACEEMGFYSVTERMPANTSEAALLAKVDEFSRDPNIHGLLVQLPLPRQISEQKVIEAIDPRKDVDGFHPVSIGRLVAGGKGFRSCTPAGIQELLIRSGNDPSGKHVVVAGRSNIVGKPIANILLQKQKWANAVVTVVHTGASDLSAYTRMADILIAAIGKPECITGSMLKEGVVVIDVGINRVNDPSAKNGYRLVGDVHFESACRVAGAITPVPGGVGPMTIAMLLSNTLHAAEGILQ
- a CDS encoding TIGR00282 family metallophosphoesterase, which produces MSKHLNIFFVGDINGKPGLTLASTLLKQYIKKYEIDFCVANGENVNEGKSISEQDAKELFAMGVHVITSGNHIWDRWQVKTLLATERNLLRPLNYPKENPGFGYVVYDLKEKGHVGVINLQGRTFMQPIDDPFKAADWAVSKIANETKIILIDMHAEATAEKMALAWHLEGRISALVGTHTHIPTADARILPKGTAYITDVGMTGPYDSVIGLRKEIAIKRFQHQTPYKFELAQHDVRFCGVYIQVETETGKATKIEQVIFPGF